The following coding sequences lie in one Halomonas sp. 'Soap Lake #6' genomic window:
- the rpmA gene encoding 50S ribosomal protein L27, with translation MAHKKAAGSTRNGRDSESKRLGVKLFGGQAATAGNIIVRQRGTRFHAGTGVGLGRDHTLFALSDGFVKFETKGPKNRKFVSIVSA, from the coding sequence ATGGCACATAAGAAGGCAGCCGGCTCCACGCGTAACGGTCGCGATTCCGAATCCAAACGCCTTGGTGTGAAACTCTTCGGTGGCCAAGCGGCGACTGCGGGTAACATCATCGTTCGTCAGCGTGGCACACGTTTCCACGCTGGCACTGGCGTTGGCCTGGGTCGTGACCACACGCTGTTCGCACTGAGCGATGGCTTCGTGAAGTTCGAGACCAAAGGTCCGAAGAACCGCAAATTCGTTAGCATCGTTTCTGCCTAA
- the cgtA gene encoding Obg family GTPase CgtA, with protein MQFVDEASIIVEAGKGGNGCLSFRREKYVPKGGPDGGDGGHGGSVYLIGDDSLNTLIDFKFQRFYKAENGQGGMGRQMSGKAGEDLHVKVPVGTTVIDEDTLEVIADVTDIGQVVLVAEGGRRGLGNIHFKSSTNRAPRRTTPGTEGDRRNLRLEMKVMADVGLLGMPNAGKSTLIRSVSAAKPKVANYPFTTLVPNLGVVKLGMHEHFVMADVPGLIEGASDGAGLGLRFLKHLTRTRLLFHVVDVAPFDESDPVEAAQAIIHELGQFSPALSERPRWLVLNKFDLLPEEDREARAQMIIDALNWDGPVFRISAISSDGTDKLVQAAYRWLTEQQRLENEDEEAHAREQEMRRRMEEESVARTEARLGRRRKRDDEDDEDFDDDDYDVEVEYAP; from the coding sequence ATGCAGTTCGTCGATGAAGCCTCGATTATTGTTGAGGCAGGTAAGGGCGGCAATGGCTGTCTTAGCTTTCGCCGCGAAAAATATGTGCCCAAAGGTGGACCCGATGGTGGCGATGGCGGCCATGGTGGTAGTGTTTACCTGATTGGTGATGATTCACTGAATACGCTGATTGATTTTAAGTTTCAGCGTTTTTATAAAGCCGAAAACGGCCAAGGCGGCATGGGTCGCCAAATGAGTGGTAAAGCAGGTGAAGACCTGCACGTAAAAGTGCCCGTGGGAACCACGGTGATCGACGAAGATACCCTTGAGGTGATCGCCGATGTCACTGATATTGGCCAGGTAGTACTGGTAGCAGAGGGCGGTCGCCGTGGATTAGGGAATATCCACTTTAAGTCGTCCACTAACCGTGCACCACGCCGTACTACGCCAGGCACCGAAGGTGATCGCCGTAACCTGCGTTTGGAAATGAAAGTAATGGCCGATGTGGGCCTGCTAGGCATGCCCAATGCAGGTAAATCTACCTTGATCCGCTCGGTATCCGCGGCCAAGCCCAAAGTGGCGAACTACCCGTTCACCACTCTGGTACCTAACTTGGGTGTTGTGAAACTCGGCATGCACGAACACTTCGTGATGGCTGATGTACCGGGGTTGATTGAAGGTGCCTCTGATGGTGCTGGTCTGGGACTGCGTTTCTTAAAACACCTGACCCGTACGCGGCTGCTGTTCCATGTGGTCGATGTGGCGCCGTTTGATGAGTCTGACCCAGTGGAAGCTGCCCAGGCGATTATTCATGAGCTTGGCCAATTCTCTCCGGCACTATCCGAACGGCCGCGCTGGCTGGTATTGAACAAGTTCGATCTTCTGCCAGAAGAGGATCGTGAAGCTCGTGCTCAGATGATTATCGATGCGCTGAACTGGGATGGTCCTGTGTTCCGTATCTCGGCGATCAGTAGTGATGGCACCGATAAGCTGGTGCAGGCGGCTTACCGTTGGTTGACCGAGCAGCAGCGCCTGGAAAATGAAGATGAAGAAGCCCATGCCCGCGAGCAGGAAATGCGCCGACGGATGGAAGAAGAGTCGGTTGCACGTACCGAGGCGCGTCTGGGCCGACGCCGTAAGCGTGACGATGAAGATGACGAAGATTTCGACGACGATGATTACGATGTTGAAGTCGAGTACGCCCCTTAG
- the rplU gene encoding 50S ribosomal protein L21: MYAVIKSGGKQYRVKEGQTLKLEKIEVATGETIEFDEVLLVADGDNVNIGAPLVSGAKVSAEIVSHGRGDKVTIIKFRRRKHHMKRQGHRQWFTEVKITGISA, translated from the coding sequence ATGTACGCAGTTATTAAAAGCGGTGGCAAACAGTACCGCGTTAAAGAAGGTCAAACCCTCAAACTCGAGAAAATCGAAGTCGCTACCGGCGAAACGATTGAGTTTGATGAAGTGCTGCTGGTAGCAGACGGTGATAACGTGAACATTGGCGCGCCTTTAGTAAGCGGTGCCAAAGTTTCCGCTGAAATCGTTTCCCACGGCCGTGGCGACAAAGTAACTATTATCAAATTCCGTCGCCGGAAGCACCACATGAAGCGTCAGGGCCACCGTCAGTGGTTCACTGAAGTCAAAATTACCGGAATTTCCGCGTAA
- a CDS encoding ExeM/NucH family extracellular endonuclease, translated as MKCVIGALCRGRVGRYKTFARRLAQGVGWLALVLLASPALAGCPGESSTDLARIKGVGEHAALATGSDVTIDGIVTGEFLGRDRLSGFYLQQASEQGPVGIFVYAPELAEHKAAQVIPGQHLQLQAQAGSFRDRPQLQRVSHVTTCDSAGELPESMALPWPLDEISLAAVEDLLVTFPDPLTVTGNYELARYGTLQLSAQRLFRPTNMASQASPNQATLLLDDGSYRTDPIPVPYLDEYGTRRVGSTLDGLTGILTHAFGDYRLHPTEVVTFANSNPRPAPLDAPESALRVATFNVENYFITLGERGAANAEALERQRAKLAATVAGLDADILALVEVENRPEALADLAEQLHQRTGIRYQALGGQTRRGTDAIKVALLYRPDRVEALSDLYMDRDDTHDRPPIAAFFRSVQGGPAFGVVTAHFKAKSGCPARGDVDRGQGCWNQRRVAQAEATSRFLASLADEAGHERLLLLGDLNAYGAEDPIRILVHSDMSDLIARDLPSERRYTYVFRGESGYLDHALASAELAAAVQQVHIWPINADEPRFLSYESEANTREESQSDPFRSSDHDPVAVDLSWP; from the coding sequence ATGAAATGTGTGATTGGTGCTCTGTGTAGGGGGAGGGTAGGCCGCTATAAGACGTTTGCAAGGCGGTTGGCCCAAGGTGTCGGGTGGCTGGCGCTGGTGTTGTTGGCTTCTCCCGCTTTGGCCGGCTGCCCAGGCGAATCTTCCACGGATTTGGCACGTATTAAAGGAGTGGGGGAACACGCTGCCCTTGCCACGGGCAGCGACGTGACCATTGATGGCATCGTGACGGGTGAATTCCTTGGTCGAGACCGCCTCAGCGGGTTTTATCTGCAGCAAGCCTCCGAGCAGGGGCCGGTGGGTATCTTCGTGTATGCACCTGAGCTGGCTGAGCATAAGGCAGCGCAGGTCATTCCAGGGCAGCATCTACAGCTACAGGCCCAGGCGGGCAGTTTCCGAGACCGCCCTCAGCTCCAGCGGGTATCCCACGTGACCACCTGTGACAGCGCTGGTGAACTACCAGAATCCATGGCGTTGCCGTGGCCGCTGGATGAAATATCGCTTGCTGCCGTGGAAGACCTGTTGGTCACCTTCCCCGACCCGCTCACTGTGACCGGTAACTACGAACTTGCTCGCTATGGCACGTTACAGCTGTCTGCCCAGCGGCTTTTTAGGCCCACCAATATGGCTTCTCAGGCGTCGCCGAACCAGGCTACTCTGCTGTTGGATGACGGTAGCTACCGCACCGATCCTATACCCGTGCCCTACCTGGATGAATACGGTACCCGCCGCGTCGGCAGCACGCTGGATGGGCTCACGGGGATTCTCACCCACGCTTTTGGCGACTATCGGCTACACCCTACGGAGGTAGTCACGTTTGCGAATAGCAACCCACGCCCCGCCCCTCTGGATGCACCGGAGAGCGCCCTACGGGTTGCCACCTTCAACGTGGAGAATTACTTTATTACGCTGGGGGAGAGAGGTGCCGCGAATGCTGAAGCGTTAGAAAGGCAACGCGCTAAGCTGGCCGCCACGGTGGCGGGCCTTGACGCTGATATCCTGGCACTGGTCGAGGTGGAAAATCGCCCAGAGGCGTTGGCCGACCTGGCAGAGCAACTGCACCAGCGTACGGGCATTCGCTATCAGGCACTGGGTGGCCAAACCCGCCGTGGCACGGATGCCATCAAGGTGGCGCTGCTCTATCGGCCCGATCGGGTGGAAGCACTCAGTGACCTGTATATGGACCGTGACGATACCCACGACCGACCACCTATTGCCGCCTTCTTTCGCAGCGTCCAGGGCGGACCTGCCTTTGGTGTCGTCACTGCGCACTTCAAGGCGAAATCTGGTTGCCCTGCTCGGGGGGATGTTGATCGTGGTCAGGGTTGCTGGAATCAGCGTCGTGTCGCCCAAGCGGAAGCCACCAGCCGTTTTCTGGCATCGTTGGCCGATGAGGCTGGCCACGAACGCCTATTGCTGCTGGGTGATCTAAATGCCTACGGCGCTGAAGACCCCATTCGCATACTGGTTCACTCGGACATGAGCGACTTGATCGCCCGCGACCTCCCCTCAGAGCGCCGCTACACTTATGTCTTTCGTGGCGAGTCGGGCTATCTCGACCACGCCTTGGCCAGTGCTGAGCTGGCTGCTGCCGTACAGCAGGTGCATATTTGGCCAATCAATGCTGATGAGCCGCGTTTCTTGAGCTACGAGAGCGAAGCAAACACGCGGGAAGAGAGCCAGTCCGACCCTTTTCGCTCGTCAGACCATGATCCCGTCGCGGTGGATCTTTCTTGGCCTTGA
- a CDS encoding ATP-dependent DNA helicase — MAVRTLCDFTAREGDLDHRFTPAPSAQEGIEGHALVASRRGESYQAELPLSGDYQGLRVVGRADGFDPSANRLEEVKTYRGSLERMAANQRALHWAQVKIYAALLCTERRLERVTIALVYLEITSGQETVLTQEISASELQAFFVAQCQRFLDWAEQESLHRERRDKELATLTFPFPDFRAGQRALAEDVYKAASTGRCLLAQAPTGIGKTLGTLFPMLSAMPRQQLDRVAFLTMKTPGRRLALDALACLSSPTSLTSSSLTSSSPTPSSPTPSSPTPSSPTLSSPVSSSPAVPLRVLELVARQKACEYPGTACQGDACPLAAGFYDRLPAARQAAVERGWLDRDALRKVALAHSVCPYYLGQELARWADVVVGDVNHWFDSHALLHGLAQANDWRVGLLVDEAHNLVERARGMYSAELSQQRLSRLRRSSPPALAKPLARVGRQWQALIKEASISEAASPRYHLLDELPSKLVAAMQTLAGAITDYLVEHPEAASFELQELLFEALAFCRLAERFGDHSLCDLAIHGRGNAVLGLRNVIPADFLAPRFKVAHTAVLFSATLTPFHYYRDLLGLPENSVWREVASPFASRQLEVQIRADISTRYRHREASVAPIVDALAGQYQRKPGHYLAFFSSFAYLEQVLVTFQYAHPSIPIFAQTRGMQEAERELFLARFTPGGKGIGFSVLGGAFAEGIDLPGERLIGAFIATLGLPPFNDFNEALKARMNTRFGQGDDYTYRIPGMIKVVQAAGRVIRSPEDEGVVILMDDRFTQAQVRALLPSWWGLDTPLRNFSHNLSHNCSQELSQGLSQERSHNVSYKPFQK, encoded by the coding sequence GTGGCGGTGCGCACCTTGTGCGACTTCACCGCAAGGGAAGGCGATCTTGACCACCGTTTTACACCCGCGCCCAGCGCCCAGGAAGGCATCGAAGGACATGCTCTGGTCGCCAGCCGTCGGGGCGAGAGCTACCAGGCTGAGCTGCCGCTTTCCGGTGACTATCAAGGCCTGCGTGTGGTGGGGCGTGCCGATGGCTTTGATCCCAGTGCTAACCGGCTGGAGGAGGTGAAAACCTACCGCGGCAGCTTGGAGCGCATGGCGGCTAATCAGCGTGCGCTGCATTGGGCGCAGGTGAAAATATACGCAGCGCTGCTGTGCACCGAGCGTCGCCTTGAGCGAGTCACCATTGCCTTGGTGTATCTGGAAATTACCAGCGGTCAGGAAACGGTGCTCACCCAAGAGATAAGCGCTAGCGAGCTACAGGCTTTTTTTGTCGCTCAATGTCAGCGCTTTCTGGACTGGGCAGAGCAGGAGTCCCTTCATCGCGAGCGGCGTGATAAGGAGCTGGCTACACTCACCTTTCCCTTCCCAGATTTTCGCGCTGGCCAGCGCGCATTGGCGGAAGATGTGTACAAAGCGGCCAGCACCGGCCGCTGCCTGCTGGCTCAGGCCCCCACTGGAATTGGCAAAACCCTCGGTACGCTGTTTCCAATGCTCTCTGCGATGCCTCGCCAGCAGCTGGATAGAGTGGCATTCCTTACCATGAAGACCCCAGGTCGCCGTTTAGCGCTGGATGCGTTGGCATGCCTTTCTTCACCTACTTCGCTTACGTCATCTTCGCTTACGTCATCTTCACCTACGCCATCTTCACCTACGCCATCTTCACCTACGCCATCTTCACCTACGCTATCTTCACCCGTGTCCTCTTCACCGGCTGTGCCGCTGCGCGTATTGGAGCTGGTGGCAAGGCAAAAAGCCTGTGAGTACCCTGGCACTGCCTGCCAGGGGGACGCTTGCCCACTAGCAGCAGGCTTTTATGATCGCCTGCCTGCGGCTCGCCAAGCTGCCGTAGAACGTGGTTGGCTTGATCGCGATGCGTTGCGTAAGGTGGCGCTGGCCCATAGTGTTTGCCCCTATTACTTAGGGCAAGAGCTGGCCCGCTGGGCCGATGTGGTAGTGGGCGATGTCAATCACTGGTTTGATAGCCATGCGTTGCTGCATGGTTTGGCCCAAGCTAACGACTGGCGGGTCGGTCTGCTGGTAGATGAAGCGCATAACTTAGTTGAGCGAGCGCGGGGTATGTACAGCGCTGAGCTTTCTCAACAGCGGTTGAGCCGCTTGCGTCGCAGCTCTCCCCCTGCCCTTGCCAAGCCGCTGGCCCGTGTCGGTAGGCAGTGGCAGGCGCTAATTAAGGAGGCATCCATCAGCGAAGCAGCATCACCGCGTTATCATTTGCTTGATGAGCTGCCCAGTAAGTTGGTGGCTGCGATGCAAACACTGGCGGGTGCAATAACCGATTATTTGGTTGAGCATCCCGAAGCTGCAAGCTTTGAACTCCAAGAGCTATTGTTTGAAGCATTGGCCTTTTGCCGCTTAGCAGAGCGGTTTGGCGACCACTCGCTGTGCGACCTTGCTATTCATGGCCGAGGTAACGCGGTACTTGGGCTGCGCAACGTTATTCCGGCAGACTTTCTAGCGCCGCGCTTCAAAGTGGCGCACACCGCTGTGCTGTTCTCGGCCACGCTGACGCCTTTTCATTACTATCGTGATCTGCTGGGACTACCGGAAAACAGTGTGTGGCGGGAAGTGGCTTCACCGTTTGCCAGCCGTCAGTTGGAGGTGCAAATTCGCGCTGACATCTCCACGCGCTACCGTCACCGTGAGGCCTCTGTTGCACCTATTGTGGATGCCCTGGCAGGTCAGTATCAGCGCAAACCTGGCCACTATCTGGCGTTTTTTAGCAGCTTTGCCTACCTGGAACAGGTGCTGGTGACGTTTCAGTACGCACACCCCAGCATACCGATATTCGCTCAAACCCGTGGTATGCAGGAAGCCGAGCGTGAGCTGTTTCTGGCGCGTTTTACCCCAGGCGGAAAAGGAATCGGCTTTTCGGTGCTGGGCGGCGCTTTTGCAGAAGGTATTGATCTTCCTGGAGAACGTTTAATCGGCGCATTTATTGCCACTTTAGGCCTGCCGCCGTTTAACGACTTTAACGAAGCACTGAAAGCACGTATGAATACCCGCTTCGGCCAAGGCGATGATTACACCTATCGCATCCCCGGTATGATCAAAGTGGTACAAGCCGCAGGAAGAGTGATTCGGAGTCCAGAAGATGAAGGGGTTGTGATATTAATGGATGACCGATTTACCCAGGCTCAGGTGCGCGCACTGCTACCAAGCTGGTGGGGGCTAGACACCCCCTTGCGCAACTTTTCTCACAACCTGTCTCACAACTGTTCTCAAGAGCTCTCGCAAGGACTCTCTCAAGAACGCTCTCACAATGTTTCTTACAAACCCTTTCAAAAATAA
- a CDS encoding sulfite exporter TauE/SafE family protein, translating into MADLLWYQYLLIGLIFAWSGFVRTSLGFGGAVLALPFLLLVTNQPLVFLPIIAIHLLVFSSWIAWSGHRQLQKAGVEGAAPESNIDWKYLSKALKIMIIPKLIGVVGLLTLPTQVMTNIIFGIVIIYAIGYVLNRPFRSNNKYVDVVLLGLGGYVSGTSLIGAPLIVAVFATHVAKEQLRDTMFVLWFILVVIKMVSFVIAGVDLQLIHQLWLLPCAFIGHLVGEKAHRYMLKADTGLFFRVLGAVLILVSVVGLLNPPS; encoded by the coding sequence ATGGCGGATTTACTCTGGTACCAGTATCTTCTAATCGGTCTTATCTTCGCGTGGAGCGGTTTCGTGCGCACCAGCCTGGGTTTTGGTGGTGCCGTGCTGGCGCTGCCTTTTCTACTTTTGGTGACGAACCAGCCCTTGGTATTTTTGCCGATTATTGCCATTCACTTGCTGGTTTTCTCCAGCTGGATTGCTTGGAGCGGCCACCGTCAGCTGCAAAAAGCGGGAGTGGAAGGGGCTGCGCCGGAAAGTAATATCGACTGGAAGTATTTATCTAAAGCTTTAAAAATCATGATCATCCCTAAGCTGATTGGGGTGGTGGGGTTGTTAACGTTGCCCACACAGGTCATGACCAACATTATTTTCGGCATTGTGATCATTTATGCCATTGGGTATGTGCTGAATAGGCCGTTTAGAAGTAACAACAAGTATGTTGATGTCGTGTTGCTCGGCCTGGGTGGCTATGTCAGCGGTACGTCGTTGATTGGAGCGCCGCTGATTGTGGCAGTGTTCGCCACTCACGTGGCCAAAGAGCAACTGCGCGATACCATGTTTGTGCTGTGGTTTATCCTGGTAGTGATCAAGATGGTGTCGTTCGTCATTGCAGGCGTCGACCTCCAACTGATCCATCAACTATGGCTACTGCCCTGTGCCTTTATCGGCCATTTGGTTGGCGAGAAAGCCCACCGTTATATGCTTAAAGCGGACACAGGGCTGTTCTTCCGGGTGCTGGGAGCGGTGCTGATTTTGGTCAGTGTGGTGGGGTTGCTTAATCCACCGAGTTGA
- a CDS encoding DUF1853 family protein, which translates to MTHRSEQSEHVPAHLTSQTARDLAWLLTTPDVVELPPPMPCGGRPTQQELGLQDDVDKWLAQLAPLISTLDGKLGTRMGHYHERLWHLLLDNAPNTRLLASNVKITHKRTTLGELDMLYRTRGNPAPVHLEVAIKFYLGLPEGPGDASSQSRWIGPGGLDSLALKCSHLRRHQLPISSTATALAIIAHWLAPRDLGPTPSLISQLTQRLAMPGVLFYPWHTEIPPPIGATANHRRGLWCHLKDWPALAAERSAALQMAWLEKPHWLAPPPQGAFNPTSEEIARVRPLIERYGPQQVMLYNPTAATTTKTITKTSRERHMERLIIVPNDWPRQVPLPPYTRD; encoded by the coding sequence ATGACCCACCGCTCAGAGCAGAGTGAACACGTACCAGCCCACCTCACTTCGCAAACGGCACGGGATCTAGCTTGGCTACTCACCACTCCAGATGTGGTTGAGCTGCCACCTCCCATGCCCTGCGGTGGTAGGCCAACTCAGCAAGAGCTTGGTTTACAAGACGATGTAGACAAGTGGCTGGCGCAGCTTGCACCGCTGATAAGCACACTGGATGGCAAGTTAGGCACGCGCATGGGGCACTACCACGAGCGGCTATGGCACCTACTGCTAGATAACGCACCCAACACTCGTCTGCTGGCGAGTAATGTAAAAATCACCCATAAGCGCACCACGCTTGGCGAGCTGGATATGCTCTATCGAACGCGGGGCAACCCCGCGCCCGTGCATCTGGAAGTGGCGATTAAGTTTTATCTTGGGCTACCGGAGGGACCAGGGGATGCCAGCAGCCAAAGCCGCTGGATTGGCCCCGGTGGTCTGGATAGTCTGGCGCTGAAGTGCAGCCACCTACGTCGCCATCAACTGCCTATTTCGAGCACTGCCACGGCATTGGCGATTATCGCTCACTGGCTAGCACCCAGAGACTTAGGCCCAACCCCATCGCTGATCAGCCAGCTCACCCAGCGCCTGGCAATGCCCGGTGTCCTGTTCTATCCCTGGCACACAGAGATACCACCACCAATAGGGGCAACTGCCAATCACCGGCGCGGGCTGTGGTGTCATTTAAAAGATTGGCCAGCGCTTGCGGCTGAAAGAAGTGCGGCACTGCAAATGGCGTGGTTGGAGAAACCCCATTGGCTAGCTCCGCCACCACAAGGGGCATTTAACCCTACTAGCGAAGAAATAGCGCGAGTGAGACCACTGATTGAGCGCTACGGGCCACAGCAGGTGATGCTATACAACCCAACAGCAGCAACCACCACAAAAACAATCACAAAAACAAGCAGAGAGCGACACATGGAGCGCCTTATCATTGTGCCCAATGACTGGCCACGCCAAGTGCCGCTACCACCCTACACTCGCGATTAA
- the proB gene encoding glutamate 5-kinase: MESNEQILGRGALSRARRVVVKIGSALITNDGRGLDEAAIGGWVDQIATLHQQGIEVVLVSSGAVAAGMVRLGWQVRPSAVHELQAAAAVGQNGLTQCYEHHFARHGMLTAQILLTHDDLSNRKRYLNALSALRTLVEMRVVPVINENDTVVTDEIRFGDNDTLGALVANLLEADALLLLTDQEGLFNADPRHDPTAQLIAEGRADDPRLAAVAGSGGALGRGGMTTKVRAAQLAARSGAVTVIASGRQPDVITRVMAGEALGTLLRPDQAPIAARKRWLAGQLQVRGTLVLDAGAVNVLRGKGSSLLAVGVREVQGSFKRGDMVLCVDEQGARVAKGLVNYGADEARQLAGQPSHQIEAILGYVEAHELIHRDNLVVV, from the coding sequence ATGGAAAGTAATGAGCAAATCCTTGGGCGCGGTGCGCTCAGCCGTGCACGACGAGTAGTAGTGAAAATCGGCAGTGCGCTAATCACTAATGATGGGCGTGGCCTGGATGAAGCTGCCATTGGTGGCTGGGTGGATCAGATTGCCACTTTGCATCAGCAGGGGATCGAGGTGGTTCTGGTCTCGTCGGGTGCCGTTGCTGCTGGCATGGTGCGTCTTGGTTGGCAGGTGCGCCCCAGTGCCGTGCATGAACTGCAGGCGGCTGCGGCGGTGGGCCAAAACGGCCTGACCCAGTGCTACGAGCATCATTTTGCCCGTCACGGCATGCTAACGGCTCAGATTTTGCTCACCCATGATGACCTTTCCAACCGCAAGCGCTACCTCAATGCGCTGTCGGCACTGCGTACCTTAGTGGAAATGCGTGTGGTGCCGGTTATCAACGAAAATGACACTGTGGTCACCGATGAGATTCGCTTCGGTGATAACGATACCTTAGGCGCACTGGTCGCCAACCTGTTAGAAGCAGATGCGCTGCTGCTGCTTACTGATCAGGAAGGGCTGTTCAATGCCGATCCTCGCCATGATCCCACCGCCCAGCTGATCGCCGAAGGCCGCGCCGACGACCCGCGCTTGGCCGCTGTAGCCGGCAGTGGCGGTGCCTTGGGGCGTGGTGGAATGACCACCAAGGTGCGAGCTGCACAACTTGCCGCCCGCTCTGGCGCGGTGACGGTGATTGCCAGCGGCCGCCAGCCGGATGTAATTACCCGAGTAATGGCGGGGGAAGCGTTGGGAACCTTATTGCGGCCTGATCAAGCACCGATTGCAGCACGCAAGCGTTGGCTGGCTGGTCAACTGCAGGTGCGTGGCACCTTGGTGCTGGATGCAGGGGCTGTGAATGTACTGCGCGGTAAAGGCTCTAGCCTGTTGGCGGTGGGTGTACGCGAAGTGCAGGGTAGCTTTAAGCGCGGTGATATGGTGCTCTGCGTGGATGAACAGGGCGCACGCGTGGCTAAAGGGTTGGTCAATTATGGGGCTGATGAAGCCCGTCAGTTGGCGGGCCAGCCTAGCCACCAGATTGAAGCTATCTTGGGTTATGTAGAAGCCCACGAGCTGATTCATCGCGATAACTTGGTGGTTGTTTAA
- the ispB gene encoding octaprenyl diphosphate synthase: MTANVSPTPPASPTPSPLHAVVADDFDAVNRTIVEQLNSKVPLVETIGQYIIESGGKRLRPLLVLLAARSIGYTGDKHITLATLIEFMHTSTLLHDDVVDESHMRRGKKTANDAWGNAPSVLVGDFLYSRSFQMMVDVGSMRIMAILSGATCVIAEGEVLQLTNIGNPSISEADYFETIQGKTAMLFEAASHSGAVLAAATPEQERALQHYGRYLGLAFQLIDDLLDYQGDAEAMGKNVGDDLAEGKPTLPLIHAMERGTPAQAKLIRQVIRKGGLEQLDEVLEIINATGALEYTRARAVEMADKALAELEALPPSPYRDSMAQLARLAVDRQA; the protein is encoded by the coding sequence ATGACAGCCAACGTCTCCCCAACCCCGCCTGCCAGCCCAACGCCTTCACCGCTGCACGCCGTGGTGGCCGACGACTTTGACGCCGTAAACCGTACGATTGTTGAGCAGCTAAACTCTAAAGTGCCGCTAGTGGAAACTATCGGCCAATATATCATTGAAAGTGGCGGCAAACGCCTGCGCCCACTATTAGTGCTATTGGCTGCTCGCTCGATTGGCTATACAGGCGACAAGCATATTACCCTGGCCACGCTGATCGAGTTTATGCACACCTCAACCCTGCTGCATGATGATGTAGTGGATGAGTCGCATATGCGTCGCGGCAAAAAAACCGCCAACGACGCCTGGGGTAATGCGCCTTCTGTGTTAGTGGGCGATTTTCTTTACTCGCGCTCGTTTCAAATGATGGTCGATGTGGGCTCCATGCGTATTATGGCGATTCTCTCGGGCGCTACCTGCGTGATTGCCGAGGGGGAAGTGCTGCAGCTGACCAACATCGGTAACCCTAGCATTTCAGAAGCGGACTACTTTGAAACCATTCAAGGTAAAACAGCGATGCTATTTGAAGCGGCATCTCATAGCGGAGCCGTGCTCGCCGCTGCTACGCCTGAACAGGAACGCGCACTACAACACTATGGCCGCTATTTAGGTCTGGCCTTCCAGCTAATTGATGACCTGCTGGACTACCAGGGCGACGCTGAGGCCATGGGTAAAAACGTCGGTGACGATCTAGCCGAAGGCAAGCCCACCCTGCCGCTGATCCATGCCATGGAACGCGGTACGCCAGCGCAGGCCAAGCTGATCCGTCAAGTCATTCGTAAAGGAGGGCTTGAGCAACTGGATGAGGTGCTTGAGATCATCAACGCTACCGGGGCGCTGGAGTATACCCGCGCACGAGCAGTGGAAATGGCTGATAAAGCCCTCGCCGAATTAGAAGCCTTACCACCCAGCCCCTACCGCGACAGCATGGCGCAACTCGCCCGCTTAGCGGTTGATCGACAAGCGTAA